Proteins co-encoded in one Ruegeria sp. YS9 genomic window:
- a CDS encoding type IV secretion system protein B4 yields MLHDPSDDLATLPDWARKERPMASMLPYVSLVNDVTIRTRGNALFQCIRLDGINSMTSDDAHLEKIRALFAAIIAQIGPEYSFYVHKVSKAIETVLSPVPNEGFAQALDSRWQMAMTRAGLRDKTLTLTVLKRPPLGARLRLKRSDSIAQLKDRTAKQLRKLEEVVGFLLSSFAELNPRLLGAESGELLGFLGALNIGQERPLFARSRFGVIAEDVVNTRVTFQGRGFTLDDGTAGKRFGTSFAIKTYPTKTSCTMFDELNLPVDMVVTHSFTPINSNIMASRIKRQQRLMKASDDGAISLAEELVDALDDLESKRLSFGDHHMTVTVFAENEEKLEAIAAEVRNIAASEGVNLVNESFAARTHYFAQHPGNGQMRSRKAAITNTNFADLAALHRGQLGKPGHQVPWGKPISLFPTPERSGFLFNYHETGQPDKEPTSGHTLILGRPGSGKSVLSAFLMTQARRCDARVFVFDYRAGMEMAVRANGGRYSAIKAGEATGLNPLRTEIDGRGQAWLSDWLATLLHRTDKHLSPVQINRIQEGVRQNAGASDAALRNWQDLASLFVAGADEGDLFERIQEWTADGRYGWIFGQSSEDTFSLDGDVVGFDLTGILDSESEKERMAVLSYLFRRVERVIEDRKPTLIIIDEAWKALDNPYFADRLSNWLVTARKQNAVVVMMTQYASQLEKTRTGKTIVEAVPTQLLLPNIRASASDYTMLGLSEKELSVLLGTGSNSRLALVRDDQGSVVIDADLSALGPYLTILGGMEKGEALVGANYRQNPDFWRLIDG; encoded by the coding sequence ATGCTCCATGACCCCTCGGATGATCTTGCAACGCTGCCAGACTGGGCGCGCAAAGAGCGCCCGATGGCCAGCATGCTGCCCTATGTCAGCCTCGTGAATGACGTGACGATCCGCACACGCGGCAATGCTTTGTTCCAGTGTATCCGCCTTGACGGCATCAACAGCATGACCAGCGATGACGCGCATCTGGAGAAGATCCGCGCGCTCTTCGCGGCGATCATTGCGCAGATTGGGCCAGAGTACAGTTTCTACGTCCACAAGGTTTCAAAAGCGATCGAGACCGTCTTGTCGCCGGTGCCCAATGAGGGGTTTGCTCAAGCGCTGGACAGCCGTTGGCAAATGGCAATGACACGGGCGGGGCTGAGGGACAAGACACTCACGCTCACGGTGCTGAAACGTCCTCCCCTCGGCGCACGGCTCCGCCTGAAGCGCTCAGACTCGATCGCTCAGCTGAAAGACCGGACGGCTAAGCAGCTTCGCAAGCTTGAGGAGGTCGTCGGGTTTCTGCTCTCGTCATTTGCCGAGTTGAACCCGCGCCTACTCGGCGCTGAAAGCGGCGAACTACTCGGGTTCCTCGGGGCGCTCAACATTGGTCAAGAGCGACCGCTCTTTGCAAGATCCCGCTTTGGCGTGATTGCCGAGGATGTGGTCAATACCCGCGTCACGTTTCAGGGGCGAGGCTTTACGCTCGACGATGGGACGGCGGGCAAGCGGTTTGGTACCAGTTTTGCGATCAAGACCTACCCGACCAAAACCAGCTGCACCATGTTCGATGAGCTGAACCTGCCGGTCGACATGGTGGTCACACACTCCTTCACACCGATAAACAGCAACATCATGGCCAGCCGGATCAAGCGGCAACAGCGCCTGATGAAGGCCAGTGATGATGGTGCGATTTCCCTTGCTGAAGAACTGGTCGACGCGCTGGATGACTTGGAATCCAAGCGTCTTAGCTTCGGCGATCATCACATGACCGTCACGGTTTTCGCCGAGAACGAAGAAAAACTGGAAGCCATCGCGGCCGAGGTGCGCAACATCGCCGCCAGTGAAGGCGTCAATCTGGTGAATGAGAGCTTTGCGGCTCGGACCCATTATTTCGCGCAGCATCCGGGCAACGGACAGATGCGCAGCCGCAAGGCCGCCATCACGAACACGAACTTTGCCGACCTCGCAGCGCTGCATCGCGGTCAACTGGGCAAACCCGGACACCAAGTGCCTTGGGGCAAACCAATCTCCCTGTTCCCGACGCCTGAACGCTCAGGCTTTCTATTCAACTACCACGAGACGGGGCAGCCGGACAAAGAGCCGACCAGCGGGCATACCTTGATCCTCGGCCGCCCTGGCTCTGGAAAGTCAGTGTTGTCGGCCTTTCTGATGACCCAAGCCCGTCGCTGCGACGCGCGCGTCTTTGTCTTCGACTATCGCGCTGGCATGGAAATGGCCGTGCGGGCCAATGGCGGGCGCTACAGCGCCATCAAGGCAGGCGAGGCAACCGGCCTCAACCCTCTGCGCACAGAAATCGATGGGCGCGGGCAAGCCTGGCTGTCTGATTGGCTGGCCACCCTGCTGCATCGCACCGACAAGCACCTGAGCCCGGTTCAGATCAATCGCATCCAAGAAGGAGTGCGCCAGAACGCCGGGGCGAGCGATGCCGCCCTGCGCAACTGGCAGGATTTGGCCTCCCTCTTTGTGGCGGGGGCGGATGAAGGGGATCTGTTCGAACGGATTCAGGAATGGACCGCTGATGGTCGCTACGGTTGGATTTTTGGGCAAAGTTCTGAAGATACCTTCTCGCTCGATGGTGATGTTGTCGGGTTCGACCTGACCGGCATTCTCGACAGCGAAAGCGAGAAAGAGCGCATGGCGGTGCTGTCCTACCTGTTTCGGCGAGTGGAGCGCGTCATAGAGGATCGCAAGCCAACGCTGATCATCATCGACGAAGCCTGGAAAGCGCTCGACAACCCGTATTTTGCCGACCGGCTCAGCAACTGGCTGGTCACGGCGCGCAAACAGAACGCGGTCGTCGTGATGATGACCCAATACGCAAGCCAGCTCGAGAAAACCCGTACCGGCAAGACGATCGTTGAAGCAGTGCCGACGCAGCTTTTGCTTCCCAACATTCGCGCCTCGGCCAGTGACTACACCATGCTGGGCCTTTCTGAGAAAGAGCTCAGCGTTCTGCTTGGCACAGGCAGTAACTCCCGCTTGGCTCTGGTGCGCGACGACCAAGGCTCAGTGGTGATCGACGCTGATCTAAGCGCGCTTGGCCCTTACCTCACGATCCTTGGCGGCATGGAAAAAGGCGAAGCGCTGGTCGGCGCGAATTATCGCCAGAACCCCGAC
- a CDS encoding type IV secretion system protein VirB3: MATQTRLFLGLIRPPKLIGLPIMYAMVWLFGFVLLFLWVQSWPVIIIAALAYPALWKAADWDPAFLEVMVTALQETPPTPNRKIHSGDSYAP; encoded by the coding sequence ATGGCAACGCAAACCCGCCTCTTCCTCGGTCTGATCCGGCCACCAAAGCTCATCGGCTTGCCGATCATGTATGCCATGGTCTGGCTCTTCGGGTTTGTATTGCTGTTTCTGTGGGTCCAGAGCTGGCCGGTGATCATCATCGCCGCTCTGGCCTATCCCGCGCTATGGAAAGCGGCGGATTGGGACCCTGCCTTTCTTGAGGTAATGGTCACCGCCCTACAGGAAACGCCGCCTACCCCGAACCGCAAGATCCATTCGGGTGACAGCTATGCTCCATGA